The Brachybacterium huguangmaarense genome contains a region encoding:
- a CDS encoding DUF935 domain-containing protein has protein sequence MAVPESEKGYASGPSSWWGGTEDIESTPELIWPKNIEIYDQMRRQDAQVISVLRAVTLPIRRTGWRIDPNGARDEVVQLVADDLGLSIAGQPERPVIRTRDRFSWNSHLHLALLSLIFGHSPFEQVYRIDEHGHARLRKLGWRPPRTISAVNVASDGGLQSIEQAGPIGASRAVKIDVDRLVVYVNEREGGNWLGQSLLRPAYKFWVLKDRLLRVQAQTVDRNGMGVPVYEGAEQPEYGQAEEREKRAQEDIKRGLEIARSMRSGNNAGASIPHGAKLTMQGVQGELPDADVPIRYYDEQIARAVLANFLNLGGDNSKGSYALGETFADFFTLSLQTVAEDIASTTTQHVIEDLVDLNWGQAEPAPRLVFDEIGSRHPATAEGIRALVECGALTPDDPLEQHLRTMYSLPAADQGTARTPPTAAGGATTAPDPEEGS, from the coding sequence ATGGCGGTCCCCGAGTCGGAGAAGGGCTACGCGTCCGGGCCGAGCTCCTGGTGGGGCGGCACGGAAGACATCGAGTCGACACCGGAGCTGATCTGGCCGAAGAACATCGAGATCTACGACCAGATGCGCCGGCAGGACGCTCAGGTGATCTCGGTGCTCCGCGCGGTGACCCTCCCGATCCGCCGCACGGGATGGCGTATCGACCCCAACGGCGCCCGGGATGAGGTCGTGCAGCTCGTCGCCGACGACCTCGGCCTGTCGATCGCAGGTCAGCCCGAGCGGCCAGTCATCCGCACTCGCGACCGCTTCTCGTGGAACAGCCACCTGCACCTCGCTCTGCTGTCCTTGATCTTCGGCCACTCCCCGTTCGAGCAGGTGTACCGGATCGACGAGCACGGCCACGCGCGGCTCAGGAAGCTCGGTTGGCGGCCCCCGCGGACGATCTCGGCGGTCAACGTCGCGTCCGACGGCGGCTTGCAGTCCATCGAACAGGCGGGGCCGATCGGCGCCAGCCGGGCCGTGAAGATCGACGTGGACCGCCTCGTCGTGTACGTGAACGAGCGGGAGGGTGGGAACTGGCTCGGCCAGTCTCTGCTCCGCCCCGCATACAAGTTCTGGGTGCTCAAGGACCGTCTCCTGCGGGTCCAGGCACAGACGGTCGATCGCAACGGCATGGGCGTCCCCGTGTACGAGGGCGCCGAGCAGCCCGAGTACGGCCAGGCCGAGGAGCGAGAGAAGCGCGCTCAGGAGGACATCAAGCGGGGCCTCGAGATTGCCCGGAGCATGCGCTCGGGCAACAACGCGGGCGCCTCGATCCCCCATGGCGCGAAGCTCACGATGCAGGGCGTCCAGGGCGAGTTGCCCGACGCTGACGTGCCCATCCGTTACTACGACGAGCAGATCGCCCGCGCGGTCCTCGCGAACTTCCTGAACCTCGGCGGTGACAACTCCAAGGGCTCGTACGCGCTCGGTGAGACCTTCGCGGACTTCTTCACGCTGTCGCTGCAGACCGTCGCCGAGGACATCGCCTCGACGACCACGCAGCACGTGATCGAGGACCTGGTCGACCTGAACTGGGGCCAGGCCGAGCCGGCACCGCGGCTCGTGTTCGACGAGATCGGGTCCCGACACCCCGCGACGGCCGAGGGGATCCGCGCGCTCGTCGAGTGCGGGGCGCTCACGCCGGACGATCCGCTAGAGCAGCACCTCCGGACCATGTACTCCCTGCCGGCCGCCGACCAGGGCACCGCGCGCACACCGCCCACGGCCGCCGGCGGGGCCACCACAGCACCAGATCCCGAGGAGGGCTCATGA
- a CDS encoding P27 family phage terminase small subunit, protein MLTPPESFTEEQATIWVEVVDRLPSDKKIDPHRLEVYCQQISAFRRAAEDVAANGVRIEDATGRTVRNPSVTTLSDMTKQLNTWGGEFAPPSSMPKRRRGTMYDATAKAVAAAEHLKGHDEYAGAIEAVKTLAWLIDEAQRSGLHALQAAAYGTIPSYLKACSALQITPADAPVAEKSTKGDRGKRSGRASQMRVVKVGA, encoded by the coding sequence ATGCTGACGCCTCCCGAGTCGTTCACCGAGGAGCAGGCGACGATCTGGGTTGAGGTAGTCGATCGGCTGCCGTCGGACAAGAAGATCGACCCGCACCGCCTCGAGGTCTACTGCCAGCAGATCAGCGCGTTCCGGCGTGCCGCCGAGGACGTTGCCGCGAACGGCGTCCGCATCGAGGACGCCACAGGGCGGACGGTCCGCAACCCCTCGGTGACCACCCTCAGTGACATGACGAAGCAGCTCAACACCTGGGGCGGGGAGTTCGCGCCGCCGTCGTCCATGCCGAAGCGGCGCCGCGGCACCATGTACGACGCGACGGCGAAGGCTGTCGCCGCCGCCGAGCACCTCAAGGGCCACGACGAGTACGCGGGCGCGATCGAGGCCGTGAAGACGCTCGCCTGGCTGATCGACGAGGCGCAGAGGTCCGGTCTGCACGCTCTGCAGGCCGCGGCGTACGGCACGATCCCGTCCTACCTCAAGGCCTGCTCGGCGCTGCAGATCACCCCGGCGGACGCCCCGGTGGCAGAGAAGTCGACGAAGGGTGACCGTGGCAAGCGCAGTGGCCGGGCCTCGCAGATGCGCGTGGTCAAGGTCGGAGCGTGA
- a CDS encoding helix-turn-helix domain-containing protein, with translation MHDRAPIRALAARGVPIRAIARDLGISRNTVRRALDPERPDHYVRASRLDALGADVRTVLAAYPYMSAAGVARRLHYRGAHSHFTPFVNQIRREVLDADASRVVHRGAGDDLG, from the coding sequence GTGCACGACCGCGCCCCGATCCGCGCGCTCGCCGCCCGTGGCGTGCCGATCCGGGCGATCGCTCGGGATCTCGGGATCTCTCGGAACACGGTGCGACGCGCGCTCGACCCCGAGCGCCCCGACCACTACGTGCGCGCGTCCCGCCTCGACGCGCTCGGCGCTGATGTGCGCACCGTGCTCGCCGCCTACCCGTATATGTCGGCCGCCGGCGTCGCTCGGCGCCTGCACTACCGCGGCGCCCACTCCCACTTCACGCCGTTCGTGAACCAGATCCGCCGGGAGGTGCTCGATGCTGACGCCTCCCGAGTCGTTCACCGAGGAGCAGGCGACGATCTGGGTTGA
- a CDS encoding ATP-binding protein, giving the protein MVRTVVLLCGPPGAGKTTIARASGMDVYDRDDPEWVTEAQFLAALDVLGDQLDARAVVIRSGATSSARARWADRIRATHTFLVTEPPDVSAARVRARGRDDMVRTLAGIKRWWSTFDDRDDVRPFVSWTSAFDTSLGLMTD; this is encoded by the coding sequence ATGGTGCGGACAGTCGTGCTGCTGTGCGGCCCGCCCGGTGCGGGCAAGACCACCATCGCCCGGGCGTCGGGCATGGACGTCTACGACAGGGACGATCCCGAGTGGGTCACCGAGGCGCAGTTCCTCGCGGCCCTCGACGTGCTCGGCGACCAGCTCGATGCGCGAGCCGTGGTCATCCGCTCTGGTGCGACGTCGAGCGCTCGAGCGCGATGGGCTGACCGCATCCGCGCGACGCACACCTTCCTCGTGACCGAACCGCCTGACGTGAGCGCCGCTCGTGTCCGCGCTCGAGGCAGGGACGACATGGTGCGGACGCTCGCTGGCATCAAGCGCTGGTGGTCCACCTTCGATGACCGGGACGACGTACGACCGTTCGTCTCGTGGACATCGGCGTTCGACACCTCGCTCGGCCTCATGACCGACTGA